In one Butyrivibrio proteoclasticus B316 genomic region, the following are encoded:
- a CDS encoding glycosyltransferase, whose product MKISIIIPFDNPKKDIEKTIRFIDAQNIVAGQYELIIVSSLEDEKAKSRLMEIEEKAPDIVAIVNVPEDISRAQLLNTGMEYSSGDYIMFVRAGDAINVHLLQNACKLIDDVQPELISYEMTFAHDKFDMFEDDPISYEDFRHLTFSDVSEKKAFLMGGNVNDSFLCHIYSKALIEDVGVKFEDEAKDEDMVFAYPLFLLAESISFTKDHGYCAYVDDDKENLINRITGRMAAQTRLLELLLGTGELYDTYKDVIDAHFVKEYFIKNLKLARGSCLELELPLPTFEVMQYVTLNLVPKWIENDYLFGLDRDDRKLMLLVNEKFESAKTLNDRLKENAFISVITATYNRCDRIKESIECILRQSYQYFEYIIVDDGSEDETERVVKSFDDPRIKFIKNSENRGLCYSRNVGIRETSGRYVVCQDDDDYCRLDKLEKTLNVFMSLSDDYGMVYCESINHARRLAGNTEAPAIIIPAREMSDVRKSGYIFPALLSRNFITSTAALMRKDYMEEVGLYDEELFAYEDWDIYLRISRKYEVAFVREPLYDYYQRSGTLISNKDSEHRSKVLKSLYEIDQKFVEDRKKYSIETSFKVGEG is encoded by the coding sequence ATGAAAATAAGCATCATCATCCCCTTTGATAATCCGAAAAAAGATATAGAGAAAACTATAAGGTTCATAGATGCACAGAATATAGTAGCTGGGCAGTATGAGCTTATTATTGTCAGCTCATTGGAGGATGAAAAAGCTAAGTCCAGATTAATGGAAATAGAAGAAAAAGCGCCTGATATTGTGGCGATTGTAAATGTTCCCGAGGATATCTCCAGAGCGCAGCTTCTAAATACAGGAATGGAATATAGTAGCGGCGATTACATTATGTTTGTAAGGGCTGGGGATGCAATAAATGTCCATTTACTGCAAAACGCATGTAAACTCATAGATGATGTTCAGCCTGAACTTATTTCCTACGAAATGACTTTTGCCCATGATAAATTCGATATGTTTGAGGATGATCCAATTTCTTATGAGGATTTTAGGCATCTGACATTTAGCGATGTATCAGAGAAAAAGGCATTTCTGATGGGCGGAAATGTGAATGATAGCTTTTTATGTCACATTTATTCTAAAGCTCTCATAGAAGATGTTGGAGTAAAGTTTGAGGATGAAGCGAAAGATGAGGATATGGTCTTTGCGTATCCACTTTTTCTTTTGGCTGAGAGCATAAGCTTTACCAAAGACCACGGATACTGCGCTTATGTAGATGATGATAAAGAAAATCTCATTAATAGGATCACTGGGAGAATGGCTGCCCAGACAAGGCTTTTGGAACTACTCCTTGGAACAGGTGAACTATATGACACCTACAAGGATGTTATAGATGCACATTTTGTGAAGGAATACTTTATTAAGAATCTTAAGCTTGCAAGAGGTTCTTGTTTAGAGCTGGAACTTCCACTTCCTACATTTGAAGTAATGCAGTATGTGACGTTAAATCTTGTGCCTAAGTGGATTGAGAATGATTACCTTTTTGGTCTTGATAGAGATGACAGGAAGCTTATGCTTCTTGTTAATGAAAAATTTGAGTCGGCGAAAACGCTAAATGACAGACTTAAGGAGAATGCATTTATCAGCGTTATCACAGCTACTTACAACAGATGTGATCGCATAAAAGAGTCTATAGAATGTATTCTCAGGCAAAGCTATCAGTATTTTGAATATATTATTGTTGACGATGGCTCTGAAGATGAAACAGAGCGTGTTGTTAAGTCTTTTGATGATCCGAGAATAAAGTTTATCAAAAACAGTGAGAATAGAGGCCTATGTTATTCCAGAAATGTGGGAATAAGGGAGACAAGCGGAAGATATGTGGTCTGCCAGGATGATGATGATTATTGCAGACTTGATAAGCTAGAGAAAACATTAAATGTATTTATGAGTCTTTCTGATGACTACGGAATGGTTTACTGCGAATCAATCAACCATGCAAGGAGACTGGCTGGTAATACAGAAGCTCCGGCTATCATTATTCCTGCAAGAGAAATGTCCGATGTCAGAAAGTCGGGCTACATTTTCCCCGCGCTTCTATCCAGAAATTTCATTACATCAACAGCAGCTCTTATGAGGAAAGACTATATGGAAGAGGTTGGGCTATACGATGAGGAGCTCTTTGCCTATGAGGATTGGGACATATACCTTAGAATAAGCAGGAAATATGAAGTGGCCTTTGTAAGGGAACCATTATATGACTACTACCAGAGGAGTGGAACTCTTATATCCAATAAAGATTCAGAGCATAGAAGTAAAGTCCTTAAGTCTTTATATGAAATAGATCAGAAGTTTGTGGAAGATAGGAAGAAGTATAGTATTGAGACCTCCTTTAAGGTAGGTGAAGGATAG
- a CDS encoding glycosyltransferase family 2 protein, protein MKKVSVIVGAYNAHDTLARCLTSLVHQTLEDIEIIVVNDASKDDTWEIMQRCKAQFPDKVVILNNEQNMGCGGAKNSGLEVASGEYIGFCDSDDYCALNMFELLYNKAKEKDADIVDCGFYVEAANASTISTPDEAEGILDDDKRKKLIIKGGYLWSKLFKRELFYDPQIKMRNDVRVLSDNDVLKYMYLHAKDIWTVKEVLYHYSDAPGSDTKIIDVDKYYESIYGVMEGTYNLCHNLPTYEAAKEVIESAQLVWYSYGINRCIYDQIARLGADESKVGRYFEGLNEDVEDKLKKLALLKKRVITTDYKDNKFLLERISPIDIRIMQECDRRYGEKCQG, encoded by the coding sequence ATGAAAAAGGTCAGTGTAATAGTAGGTGCATATAATGCTCATGACACCCTGGCCAGGTGTCTTACCAGTCTTGTTCATCAGACCTTGGAAGATATAGAAATAATCGTGGTAAACGATGCTTCTAAGGATGATACCTGGGAAATAATGCAAAGGTGCAAAGCGCAGTTTCCAGATAAGGTTGTGATACTGAACAATGAACAGAACATGGGGTGCGGAGGCGCAAAGAATTCTGGTTTGGAAGTAGCTTCAGGGGAATACATAGGCTTTTGTGATAGTGATGATTACTGCGCTTTAAACATGTTTGAACTACTATATAACAAGGCCAAAGAGAAAGATGCAGATATTGTGGACTGTGGCTTTTATGTTGAGGCCGCTAACGCATCTACAATTTCTACGCCAGATGAAGCGGAAGGTATTCTGGATGACGATAAAAGAAAAAAACTTATCATCAAGGGCGGATATCTTTGGAGTAAGCTTTTTAAAAGAGAATTGTTTTATGATCCACAAATTAAAATGCGCAATGATGTAAGAGTGCTTTCAGACAATGATGTTCTCAAATACATGTATCTACATGCAAAAGATATATGGACGGTTAAGGAGGTTTTGTATCATTACAGTGATGCGCCTGGTTCTGATACTAAAATCATAGATGTTGATAAGTACTATGAGAGTATCTATGGGGTCATGGAGGGAACATACAATCTTTGTCATAATCTTCCTACCTATGAAGCGGCCAAAGAAGTAATCGAATCTGCGCAACTTGTTTGGTACTCCTATGGAATAAATCGATGCATTTATGATCAGATTGCAAGGCTTGGCGCAGATGAATCTAAGGTGGGAAGATATTTTGAGGGGCTTAATGAAGATGTGGAAGATAAGTTAAAAAAACTTGCTCTTCTCAAAAAGAGAGTTATCACCACAGATTATAAGGATAATAAATTTCTCTTAGAACGCATTTCACCGATTGATATCAGAATCATGCAGGAGTGTGACAGGAGGTATGGTGAAAAATGTCAGGGCTGA
- a CDS encoding DUF268 domain-containing protein, translating into MKEVTFWAHIFEESAYKKIDTLRELMRIFYNKDDFEVIIIKSIDDSYGKIAAFEQEYPENVMLVECDATAANPQEIMLGYAGGACFLEIDDKFRIDENPFDKLLYDAAICDEDNFKYIRNKYTYILLGSGDGAFPYMREYEKQCLADYRDNAGHIDMHYFYQDIYVASKVQKLGIRHIYDIGSRVDGYISHLLSMGIFVTMIDVRPLDYEVKGLDFIQGNATELSTIKDYSLEYMSCLHALEHFGLGRYGDPMDYFGWKHALTQYKRVLKNKGLLFLSVPVGKTQRVCFNAHRIFRPMTIVNELCPEMRLLEYANIRGGKVSTIDFSNNKQFEKTKEILDEYAENKMGEYDCGIFVFERTSL; encoded by the coding sequence TGAGGTGATTATTATCAAATCAATAGATGATAGCTATGGGAAGATTGCGGCTTTTGAGCAGGAATATCCTGAAAATGTCATGTTGGTTGAATGTGATGCTACAGCTGCGAATCCTCAGGAAATCATGCTTGGCTATGCCGGTGGAGCTTGTTTTCTGGAAATTGATGATAAATTCAGGATTGATGAGAATCCCTTTGATAAGCTCCTTTATGATGCAGCTATCTGTGATGAAGATAATTTCAAATATATAAGAAATAAATACACTTATATTCTCCTTGGTAGTGGCGATGGTGCTTTTCCTTATATGAGAGAATATGAGAAACAGTGTCTTGCAGATTATAGGGATAATGCTGGACATATTGATATGCATTATTTCTATCAGGATATTTATGTGGCTTCTAAAGTACAAAAACTGGGGATAAGGCACATTTATGATATTGGATCACGAGTTGATGGCTATATTTCCCATCTTCTAAGTATGGGGATTTTTGTGACAATGATAGATGTAAGGCCACTTGATTACGAGGTTAAGGGCCTTGATTTTATACAGGGAAACGCAACAGAGCTTTCGACTATTAAGGATTATTCTCTTGAATATATGTCATGCCTTCACGCGCTAGAGCACTTTGGACTTGGAAGATATGGAGATCCTATGGATTATTTTGGGTGGAAGCATGCCCTTACGCAATATAAAAGAGTGCTTAAGAATAAAGGACTTCTTTTTCTTAGTGTTCCTGTCGGTAAAACGCAGCGAGTTTGCTTTAATGCTCACAGGATATTCAGGCCTATGACTATAGTAAATGAATTGTGCCCTGAAATGAGGCTTTTGGAATATGCAAATATCCGTGGTGGAAAGGTTTCAACTATTGATTTTAGCAATAACAAGCAGTTTGAGAAGACCAAAGAGATACTTGATGAATATGCAGAAAATAAGATGGGTGAGTATGACTGCGGAATTTTTGTATTTGAGAGGACCAGTCTATGA
- a CDS encoding alpha-1,2-fucosyltransferase: protein MNYVEVKGGLGNQLFQYTFYKYLEKKSGHKVLLHTDFFKNIDSFEEATKRKLGLDRFDCDFVAVSGFISCEKLVKESDYKDSMLSQDEVFYSGYWQNKRFFLEVMDDIRKDLLLKDENIQDEVKELAKELRAVDSVAIHFRRGDYLSEQNKKIFTSLSVDYYQKAIAQLAERNGADLKGYIFTDEPEYVSGIIDQLGSIDIKLMPVREDYEDLYLMSCARHHIIANSSFSWWGAALGDTESGITIAPAKWYVDGRTPDLYLRNWISI, encoded by the coding sequence ATGAACTATGTTGAAGTAAAGGGAGGCCTTGGTAATCAGCTGTTTCAGTACACTTTTTATAAGTATCTGGAAAAAAAGTCAGGACATAAGGTACTTCTTCACACTGATTTTTTTAAGAATATAGATTCCTTTGAAGAAGCCACAAAAAGAAAACTTGGACTTGATCGTTTTGACTGTGATTTTGTTGCTGTGTCTGGTTTTATTAGCTGTGAAAAGTTGGTAAAAGAAAGCGATTATAAAGACAGCATGTTAAGTCAGGACGAAGTCTTTTATAGTGGCTATTGGCAAAATAAAAGATTCTTTTTAGAAGTTATGGATGATATCCGTAAGGATCTTCTTCTTAAGGATGAGAATATTCAGGATGAAGTAAAAGAGCTAGCCAAAGAGCTCAGGGCTGTAGATTCTGTAGCTATTCATTTCAGACGTGGTGATTATCTGAGTGAGCAGAACAAAAAGATATTTACTTCTCTATCAGTAGATTATTACCAAAAAGCCATAGCACAGTTAGCAGAAAGAAATGGCGCTGACCTCAAAGGCTATATTTTTACTGATGAACCTGAATATGTATCAGGAATCATAGATCAACTTGGTAGTATCGATATTAAGCTGATGCCGGTAAGAGAAGATTACGAGGATTTATATCTTATGTCGTGTGCCAGACACCATATCATTGCTAATTCGAGTTTTAGCTGGTGGGGAGCGGCCCTTGGAGATACCGAAAGTGGAATAACCATAGCTCCTGCTAAGTGGTATGTGGATGGTCGTACTCCTGATCTGTATTTGAGAAACTGGATCTCAATCTGA